AATCCCCGCATGCTTTAACGATGGAGACGACCGTTTTGACTAACCTGAATTACCAACAGACGCACTTTGTCACCAGTGCGCCTGATATTCGCCACTTACCCGCCGATACCGGCATCGAAGTGGCATTCGCTGGCCGCTCCAACGCCGGAAAATCGAGCGCACTCAATACGCTAACCAATCAAAAGAGCCTGGCGCGCACCTCTAAAACGCCGGGCCGTACCCAGCTAATCAACCTGTTCGAAGTCGTAGAAGGCAAACGCCTTGTCGACCTGCCCGGCTACGGTTATGCCGAAGTGCCGGAAGAGATGAAAATCAAATGGCAGCGCGCGCTGGGTGAATATCTGGAGAAACGTCAGTGCCTGAAGGGGCTGGTCGTACTGATGGATATCCGCCATCCGTTAAAAGATCTCGACCAGCAGATGATCCACTGGGCGGTAGCAAGCGAGATCCCTGTGCTGGTGCTGCTGACCAAAGCGGACAAGCTCGCCAGCGGCGCGCGCAAAGCGCAGGTTACGATGGTGCGGGAAGCGGCAATTGCCTT
This Kosakonia cowanii JCM 10956 = DSM 18146 DNA region includes the following protein-coding sequences:
- the yihA gene encoding ribosome biogenesis GTP-binding protein YihA/YsxC; this translates as MTNLNYQQTHFVTSAPDIRHLPADTGIEVAFAGRSNAGKSSALNTLTNQKSLARTSKTPGRTQLINLFEVVEGKRLVDLPGYGYAEVPEEMKIKWQRALGEYLEKRQCLKGLVVLMDIRHPLKDLDQQMIHWAVASEIPVLVLLTKADKLASGARKAQVTMVREAAIAFNGDVQVEAFSSLKKQGVDKLREKLDSWFSSIAPATEDAGE